DNA from Candidatus Fusobacterium pullicola:
GGATACATTTATTAGTCTATTTATGCTAAAAGCTCCCTCTTGACAAGCTGAAGGTATTGCTAAAGTCACTAGCTCTTTAACTTCCTCTTTAATAATTTTTCTTTTTAAGTGAATCTTAAAAGGAAGTTTTTTTAATTGTGTTAATGAAAAAATAAAGGCACATAATATTCCACCAACAGTTGCAATAGCTGCACCTTTTACTCCTAATTCTGGTGCTCCAAATTTTCCAAATATTAAAATATAATCAAGTGAAACATTGACAATATTCATAATTGCTGCACCATAAAGTGATGTTTTCGTATTTTTACACCCTCTATATATTCCATTAAAAATATTAATTAACATGTTAAATGTTAATCCTATGGAACATATTCTCATATAAGTTTTTCCCAATAAAGCTACATCATTTTTAGCCCCAGCTATATGAAGTATCTCTTCAGAAAATATAGAAAATATAAGAGTTAGTAGAATTCCTAAAAATATTCCTAATTTAACAGCAATATTAGATACTTCGTCAGCTTTTTTTCATTTTTTGCTCCTAACGAACGTGAAACAATTGAAGTCACTGAAATAGATATTCCCATAGAGACAAAAATATTAAAAAATGTATAAATAATCTCTGAACTCAATCCTACTGCAGATACACCTAGTTGCCCACTATGTCTTCCTACCATAACTGTATCAAATACCCATATCATCATATAGAGTATCATCTCTCCTACAGCTGGAAGAGCCAGTTTTAATATTTCTATATACGTCTTTACCATTCTATTCCCCTATCAAATATTTTTTACATCTATTGTAAACTTCGTTATTTACAACAGCAGATATTTTCAAACCTTCTCCTTCATATTCTTCACTTTGGATAATAGCATTTCTATGTAAATAAGCCCCCATTGATGAGTCACTATATGGAATTAAATATGTACAAACTCTAGTTGTTTGAGGTAGAGACTCTACCATCATCTCTAAGAAACCATCTATATTCATTTGAGATTTTGCACTTATCTCTATTGTTTTGTATGTTGGGAACTTTTCCTTTATACTATTTAATTGTTCTTCTGTAGCCTTATCACACTTATTAAGAGCTAAAAACATAGGTTTCCCCATTGCATCTAACTCTGTTAACACCTTTTCAACAGCTATTATCTGTTCAATAGCTGTTTCACTTGAAGCATCTACTACATGTATAATTAGATCTGAAAAACTTACCTCTTCTAAAGTTGATTTAAAAGCTTCTACTAAATCATGAGATAACTTTCTAACAAATCCAACTGTATCTGTTAAGGAAGCTACTCTCTTATCGGGAAGAATAATAGCTCTAGTTGTTATATCTAAAGTAGCAAAAAGCATATTTTCAGCAAAAACAGCCTCTTTCTTAGTTGTGTTATCTGCTGGAAACATATCTACTAACAGATTTCTCAAAGTAGATTTTCCAACGTTTGTATATCCAACAAGAGAGATTTTAGGAATACCAGATTCCTCTCTCTTCTCCCTTTGAGTAACTCTTGTTTTTCTTATCTTCTCTAACTCTTGTTTTAAGTCATATATAGTCTCTCTTATTCTTCTCTTATCTATCTCTAATTTTTTCTCTCCAGGTCCCTTTGTTCCTACTCCACCACCTGTTCTAGACATTGTACTTCCCAATCCTAAAAGTCTCGTACTTCTATATTTTAATTGAGCTAACTCTACCTGAATTTTTGCCTCTCTTGTTCTTGCTCTTCTAGCAAAAATTTCAAGTATAAGAGTAGTTCTATCTATAACTTTACAACTTGTTATCATCTCTAGATTTTTAACCTGCATACCTGTTAGCTCTTCATCAAATATTATCAAATTAGCTCTTTTTAATTGTTTATACACAGCTAATTCTTGAGCTTTTCCAGTACCTATAAAGAAGCAAGAATCTATTTTATTTTTTTTCTGCATAAACGTCCCTACAACTTGAACATTACATGCTCTAGCTAATTCAGCTAGTTCATCTAAGCTCTCTTGAGTATCTATCCCTACAAGAACAGCATACTCAGTATCATTTTCAACTATGTCTCTCTTTCTTAAAAGAGATTCTATCTCATCAAATTTATTTATCATAGGATAGTTTACAGCTTCTTCTACACTCAATGGTCCTACTACTTCGTGGACAAGCTCATTATTTTCTACTCCACAAAATCCTATTGATACACCAGTAACTCTATCTTCATCTATACCTATTGCAGCTATACAGTCTAATTTTAATTTTATCAATGCTGATATGTCTATATTAGATAGATTAGAACTTCCACTTGGGTGCGTGTGTATAACTCTTACTCCTGATAATCTTCTCTCTTGTATATCCATTATTGGAAGTTGTACGCTACTACTATCTCCTATTGAAATCTCTGTTACATTTCCTCTTCTATCAATAGCTATGTTTATCTCTCTATTTATTTTGTTACTTATTTGAGCTATCAACATCAACATCTCTGGTTCAATTAATTTATTTTTCTCTACCGTTATCTCATATAGAGAATCTAATTCTTTTAAAATATACTCCTTTATTCCCTCTGTATTTCCTCTTATCATTAATATCAACTCCATTTTTAATATTTCATTCAACATATTATAGCATAAATTTGAAAAATATATATATTTTTTCAATTCAATATATAATATAAACTTGATAAATAGAAAGAAAAAAAGTATACTTTATATTATTAGTAAAAGGAGGATTTTTATGAATAGTTATAAATTTATCCACAACAAAGAGTGTCAATTTTTCCCTTGTCATAAGATGGAAAAAATAGAGGACTTTAACTGTATGTTTTGCTACTGCCCACTATATATGCTTGGAGAGAAATGTGGAGGAAACTTTAAATATACGCCTCATGGAATAAAAGATTGTTCTAACTGTATTCTACCTCATATTAAAGATGTTGGATATGCTCATGTCCAACAAAAAATAAGAGAGATTATTGAAATTGTTCAACAGGAACATTTAAATAAAAATGAAAATAAGTAAGCTTTGATTGAAAGAATAGTAACTATTTAGCTATTAATTCTTAGTTTTCTTTCAAAACTGAATAGTTACGAAAATAATTTGTAAATTAGATAATTTAATAACAAATAGAGCAAGTCAGTAAAAGGAATAATAAAAAACATGGTTATTTGAAAATATCAAATTATATTTTTTATTAAACTAAACTATACTTGCTCTTAATCTTTTTATAATACTTTTTATTTAGCTAGTTGATAAATAGCTTCTACATAGATTTTTAATAAAGTATCTATTTTATCAATTTCTAAATACTCATTTTTTTGATGCATATTATCTACTTGAGATGAAAGAAGAGCTCCAAAAGCAACCCCATTTTTTACTGTTCTTGCATAAGTTCCTCCACCTATAGCTATAGGTTGACTTTCTAAATCACCTGTTATATCCTTATATACCTTCATAAGAGTTGATACTAAGAAGCTATCCTTTGATACATAAAGAGGAGCTGTATTTCCACATACTTCTACTTCCATTTTTTTATTAACTCTCTCTTTAATTATATCTATAACCTTTTGATTTGCTACATGAACTGGACATCTAATATCCACACAAACTTCTAGTACTCCATCTTTTAAAGTAGTTTTTCCTATATTAAGTGTAAGTTTACC
Protein-coding regions in this window:
- the hflX gene encoding GTPase HflX is translated as MIRGNTEGIKEYILKELDSLYEITVEKNKLIEPEMLMLIAQISNKINREINIAIDRRGNVTEISIGDSSSVQLPIMDIQERRLSGVRVIHTHPSGSSNLSNIDISALIKLKLDCIAAIGIDEDRVTGVSIGFCGVENNELVHEVVGPLSVEEAVNYPMINKFDEIESLLRKRDIVENDTEYAVLVGIDTQESLDELAELARACNVQVVGTFMQKKNKIDSCFFIGTGKAQELAVYKQLKRANLIIFDEELTGMQVKNLEMITSCKVIDRTTLILEIFARRARTREAKIQVELAQLKYRSTRLLGLGSTMSRTGGGVGTKGPGEKKLEIDKRRIRETIYDLKQELEKIRKTRVTQREKREESGIPKISLVGYTNVGKSTLRNLLVDMFPADNTTKKEAVFAENMLFATLDITTRAIILPDKRVASLTDTVGFVRKLSHDLVEAFKSTLEEVSFSDLIIHVVDASSETAIEQIIAVEKVLTELDAMGKPMFLALNKCDKATEEQLNSIKEKFPTYKTIEISAKSQMNIDGFLEMMVESLPQTTRVCTYLIPYSDSSMGAYLHRNAIIQSEEYEGEGLKISAVVNNEVYNRCKKYLIGE
- a CDS encoding cysteine-rich small domain-containing protein, with the protein product MNSYKFIHNKECQFFPCHKMEKIEDFNCMFCYCPLYMLGEKCGGNFKYTPHGIKDCSNCILPHIKDVGYAHVQQKIREIIEIVQQEHLNKNENK